One uncultured Caproiciproducens sp. DNA segment encodes these proteins:
- a CDS encoding histidine phosphatase family protein: MTRIILVRHCEAQGNTDGFFQGCIDCDISGNGEAQLELLSVRCRNMPFDAIYSSPLKRARTTAEAINRYHNLPIQIEPRLHEIDGGEYEGRPWDELTRCYPEELQNWYSSPFDFAPKGGETMKAVYSRMWDAITDIVRDNQDKTVCVVSHGCAIRNFLCQALHKPIEEINDVGWGDNTAISIIDFSSDLQSTVISKNDSTHLTPEISVYAQQKWRMAENQASFTGEENNEDTCC; the protein is encoded by the coding sequence ATGACAAGAATCATACTGGTACGCCATTGTGAAGCGCAGGGCAATACCGACGGCTTTTTTCAAGGATGTATCGACTGCGACATCAGCGGGAATGGAGAAGCTCAGCTTGAGCTTCTGAGCGTGCGGTGCCGTAATATGCCGTTTGACGCAATCTACTCCAGTCCCTTAAAACGCGCCCGTACTACTGCGGAGGCGATCAACCGATACCATAACCTTCCCATACAGATTGAACCGCGCCTGCATGAGATTGACGGCGGAGAGTATGAGGGCAGGCCATGGGATGAACTGACCCGGTGTTACCCGGAGGAATTGCAAAACTGGTATTCCAGTCCCTTTGACTTCGCGCCAAAGGGTGGCGAAACGATGAAAGCCGTATATTCAAGGATGTGGGATGCCATTACCGATATTGTCAGGGATAACCAAGATAAAACAGTATGTGTCGTTTCTCACGGCTGTGCCATTCGCAACTTTCTGTGTCAGGCGCTGCACAAGCCGATTGAAGAAATTAACGATGTCGGATGGGGCGATAACACGGCAATCAGCATCATTGATTTTTCTTCCGATCTGCAAAGCACGGTGATTTCGAAGAACGATTCCACCCACTTAACGCCGGAAATATCCGTTTATGCGCAGCAGAAATGGAGGATGGCGGAAAACCAAGCGAGTTTTACCGGGGAGGAAAACAATGAAGATACTTGCTGTTGA
- a CDS encoding dihydroorotate dehydrogenase electron transfer subunit: MKYDVMLCKMIAKKQLTADIFDLTVEAGELAKAAQPGQFAHIYVPGKTLRRPISICGIDRAAETLRFVFQIRGEGTARLAEMRPGDTLDILAPLGNGFFLGNTGQRAVFVGGGIGVPPLLEAAKAFGKNATVVAGFRNEANIILKEDFEKNGNRVLIATDDGSYGHRGLVTDCLKELDFNVIFACGPTPMLKAVCRIAALRKVPCQISLEERMACGIGACLGCACRLKKDGQEFYGHVCKDGPVFNYENVVWEG; this comes from the coding sequence ATGAAATATGATGTAATGCTCTGCAAAATGATTGCAAAAAAACAGCTGACCGCCGATATTTTCGATCTGACCGTCGAAGCGGGCGAACTGGCGAAAGCCGCACAGCCCGGGCAGTTCGCTCATATTTATGTGCCGGGGAAGACCCTGCGCCGCCCCATTTCTATCTGCGGAATCGACCGCGCGGCGGAAACCCTTCGTTTTGTTTTTCAGATTCGCGGCGAAGGCACCGCACGGCTTGCAGAAATGCGGCCGGGCGATACGCTTGACATCCTCGCGCCGCTGGGAAACGGGTTTTTCCTCGGAAATACCGGACAAAGAGCGGTTTTTGTCGGCGGAGGCATCGGCGTACCTCCGCTTTTGGAAGCTGCGAAGGCTTTTGGAAAAAACGCAACTGTCGTCGCGGGATTCCGCAATGAAGCAAACATCATCTTAAAAGAAGATTTTGAGAAGAACGGGAATCGGGTATTGATTGCGACCGATGACGGTTCTTACGGGCACCGCGGACTTGTGACGGACTGCTTAAAAGAACTGGATTTCAATGTGATCTTCGCCTGCGGCCCAACCCCGATGCTCAAGGCGGTGTGCCGGATTGCCGCGCTGCGCAAAGTGCCGTGTCAGATATCCCTTGAGGAGCGCATGGCGTGCGGAATCGGCGCGTGCCTTGGCTGCGCGTGCAGACTGAAAAAAGACGGACAGGAATTTTACGGACATGTCTGCAAAGACGGGCCGGTCTTCAACTATGAAAATGTGGTGTGGGAGGGATAA
- the ruvX gene encoding Holliday junction resolvase RuvX produces MKILAVDLGKARTGLAVCDESELLASPAGVISERNMEHLAQQIAAQAKERAIGGIVVGLPRNMDGSEGESAQNARAFAEILQSLVEVPVEMRDERGTTITAHGYLNTTDTRGKKRKAVVDAVAATIILQDYLDYRRNQRSQSLPLPR; encoded by the coding sequence ATGAAGATACTTGCTGTTGATTTGGGCAAAGCGCGCACCGGCCTTGCCGTGTGCGACGAGAGCGAGCTGCTGGCTTCTCCCGCGGGTGTAATCAGCGAACGCAATATGGAGCACCTTGCACAGCAGATCGCCGCACAGGCCAAAGAGAGAGCGATAGGGGGCATCGTGGTCGGATTGCCCCGCAATATGGATGGCAGCGAGGGCGAAAGCGCCCAAAATGCACGGGCCTTTGCCGAAATTCTTCAGTCACTTGTCGAAGTCCCGGTGGAAATGCGCGACGAGCGCGGCACGACCATTACGGCACACGGCTATTTAAATACTACCGACACGCGCGGAAAAAAACGCAAGGCGGTGGTGGACGCGGTTGCCGCAACGATTATTTTACAGGATTATCTGGATTACCGAAGAAATCAGCGCAGTCAGTCCCTGCCCCTGCCAAGGTAG
- a CDS encoding DUF1292 domain-containing protein — MTPVNDEYGADLITLIDDDGEEHEFEILDVIDNDDGCFYALLPTFEDPQEKVDAEGTYYIFEAIEENGEQQLAEVEDEELLDKLAELFEGRFEELYDSEESESEDE; from the coding sequence ATGACCCCTGTGAACGACGAATATGGTGCGGATTTAATTACCCTTATTGATGACGACGGCGAAGAACATGAATTTGAAATTTTGGATGTAATCGATAATGACGACGGCTGCTTCTACGCGCTGTTGCCAACATTTGAGGATCCACAGGAAAAAGTTGACGCGGAGGGTACTTATTATATCTTCGAAGCAATTGAGGAAAATGGCGAGCAGCAGCTTGCCGAAGTGGAAGACGAAGAACTGCTTGATAAGCTTGCCGAACTTTTTGAAGGCCGCTTTGAAGAATTGTATGATTCAGAAGAATCCGAATCTGAAGACGAATAG
- a CDS encoding YdcF family protein, whose translation MNLKKHILKILILILSVCGLIWFVIPIHWSVLNIGNAMGMIVCVLVLLTTAFSGAISRRCKSSGKFRIFCRVILILFCAGVLWSAVLTGLMIYGAGAGRELPQGDATVVVLGSKVSGTVPSADLRVRIETAAAYLKSHPQAKCIVSGGQGKGELVTEASVMREYLVKDGIDTSRILTEDASVSTEENLKNSLVIVGQKGMNRNLAIVTDDYHQYRAGRIAAGLGITSYPVCAPTPWYIFSSCYARELLALTNFLVFL comes from the coding sequence ATGAATCTGAAAAAGCACATACTAAAGATACTGATTTTGATTTTATCGGTTTGCGGATTGATATGGTTTGTCATCCCGATTCATTGGAGTGTTCTGAATATAGGCAACGCCATGGGAATGATTGTGTGCGTGCTTGTGCTTTTGACAACCGCTTTTTCCGGTGCAATCAGCCGCAGATGCAAAAGCTCCGGCAAATTTCGCATTTTCTGCCGCGTAATTTTGATTTTGTTCTGCGCTGGTGTCCTTTGGTCCGCCGTGCTGACCGGCCTGATGATTTACGGGGCGGGCGCGGGGCGGGAACTGCCGCAGGGTGACGCGACGGTGGTCGTGCTTGGCAGCAAGGTAAGCGGAACGGTGCCCAGCGCCGATTTACGTGTAAGAATAGAAACGGCTGCCGCTTATCTGAAAAGCCACCCGCAGGCGAAGTGCATTGTCAGCGGCGGACAGGGTAAGGGCGAGCTTGTTACGGAAGCATCCGTTATGCGCGAATATCTTGTGAAAGACGGGATTGACACTTCGCGGATTTTAACGGAAGATGCGTCTGTTTCCACAGAAGAAAATTTGAAAAATTCGCTTGTGATTGTCGGACAAAAGGGAATGAACCGCAATCTGGCGATTGTCACGGACGATTACCACCAGTACCGCGCCGGCAGAATCGCCGCGGGGCTGGGAATCACATCGTATCCGGTCTGTGCGCCTACGCCCTGGTATATCTTCTCATCCTGCTACGCGCGCGAGCTTTTGGCGCTGACTAATTTCCTTGTTTTTTTGTAA
- a CDS encoding dihydroorotase produces the protein MDAAGDILITDGVLSAIGGKIDCDSAEIVDARGLIAAPGLVDMHVHLRDPGFTEKEDIFTGCRAAAAGGVTSLLCMPNTKPAADSPETVRYICEKAEDADARIYVAAAITKGLKSEELNDLAALRDAGAIALSDDGRPVVNTLLMARALRLASELNLKVVSHCEDLFLSQGGKLNEGKISEKLGVKGVPAAAEDCGTAREIALAAAYNVPVHICHVSTKTSVELIRDAKRRGVKVTAETAPHYFALTENELLARDADYRMSPPLRTEEDRLAVIEGLCDGTIDAIATDHAPHTIEEKFDFLSAPNGSIGMETSLAAGITYLVNERFITLNDLLRFMSTAPAALLGIQAGSFSVGAPADLVLFDPAERWTVNTACLHGKSRNAVFKGKELTGKVKKTICRGKIVFDDTGFR, from the coding sequence ATGGATGCAGCAGGTGATATTTTAATAACCGACGGCGTATTGTCGGCAATCGGAGGAAAAATTGACTGTGATTCCGCTGAGATTGTTGACGCTCGGGGGCTTATTGCCGCACCCGGCCTTGTCGATATGCATGTTCATCTGCGCGACCCCGGCTTCACGGAAAAAGAAGACATTTTCACCGGCTGCCGTGCCGCCGCCGCAGGCGGGGTTACCAGCCTTTTATGCATGCCCAATACCAAGCCGGCGGCGGACAGTCCCGAGACCGTTCGGTATATTTGTGAAAAAGCAGAAGATGCCGACGCGCGGATTTATGTTGCCGCGGCGATTACAAAAGGACTGAAAAGTGAAGAGTTAAATGATTTGGCTGCGCTCAGGGACGCGGGCGCAATCGCGCTGAGCGACGACGGCCGGCCGGTTGTTAACACGCTGCTGATGGCGCGGGCTCTGCGTCTTGCCTCTGAACTGAACCTGAAAGTGGTGTCCCACTGTGAAGATTTGTTTCTTTCACAGGGCGGAAAGCTGAATGAGGGGAAAATATCCGAAAAGCTTGGGGTAAAGGGGGTCCCCGCCGCCGCGGAAGACTGCGGTACCGCGCGGGAAATCGCGCTTGCGGCGGCCTACAATGTTCCGGTGCATATCTGCCATGTCAGCACAAAAACTTCTGTAGAGCTTATTCGCGACGCGAAGCGGCGCGGCGTAAAGGTAACGGCGGAGACCGCGCCGCACTACTTTGCGTTGACGGAAAACGAACTGCTTGCGCGCGACGCAGACTACCGCATGAGCCCGCCGCTCCGCACGGAGGAGGACAGGCTTGCGGTGATTGAAGGACTCTGTGACGGCACCATCGACGCGATTGCGACCGACCATGCGCCGCATACCATTGAGGAGAAATTCGATTTTCTCTCCGCGCCGAACGGAAGCATCGGGATGGAAACAAGCCTCGCCGCGGGAATCACGTATCTTGTAAACGAGCGTTTTATTACCCTAAATGATCTTCTTCGGTTCATGAGCACCGCACCGGCGGCATTGCTCGGAATTCAGGCTGGTTCATTCAGCGTCGGCGCACCGGCCGATCTTGTGCTCTTTGACCCTGCAGAGCGCTGGACAGTCAATACAGCATGCCTTCACGGCAAAAGCCGGAACGCTGTTTTTAAAGGGAAAGAACTGACAGGGAAAGTCAAAAAAACGATTTGCCGCGGCAAAATTGTTTTTGACGATACAGGCTTTCGATAA
- a CDS encoding dihydroorotate dehydrogenase, whose translation MADLHVSIAGVEFQNPVIAASGTFGFGHEYREFYPLSSLGGISCKGITLTQRPGNPPPRIAETPGGMLNAVGLQNPGVDYFMEHDLPWLREQGTVIIANIAGNTPEDYCRMAEKLSGTCVDIVELNISCPNVKQGGVQFGTNCSGVESITASVRKYCKKPLMVKLSPNVGDIAEIAASAESAGADAISMINTLTGMRIDINTRRPILHNNTGGLSGPALLPVAVRMVNQVYRRVKIPIIGMGGISKWQDAVEMLLAGASALQIGTAFFTDPYAPLKIADGLNEYLNRNNIESTSGLTGKMIPWES comes from the coding sequence ATGGCAGATTTACATGTGAGCATCGCCGGTGTCGAGTTTCAAAACCCCGTGATTGCCGCTTCCGGCACTTTTGGCTTTGGTCATGAATACAGGGAGTTTTATCCGCTCAGCAGTCTGGGCGGCATTTCCTGCAAAGGCATTACGCTGACGCAGCGCCCCGGAAATCCGCCGCCGCGCATTGCGGAAACGCCCGGCGGCATGCTGAACGCCGTCGGACTGCAAAATCCGGGAGTGGATTATTTTATGGAGCATGATTTACCGTGGCTCCGGGAGCAGGGGACGGTCATCATTGCGAATATTGCGGGGAATACGCCGGAGGATTACTGCCGGATGGCGGAAAAGCTGTCGGGTACCTGTGTGGATATCGTTGAGCTGAATATTTCCTGCCCCAATGTCAAACAGGGCGGCGTACAGTTCGGCACAAATTGTTCCGGGGTGGAAAGCATCACCGCGTCGGTGCGGAAATATTGTAAAAAACCCCTGATGGTCAAACTGTCGCCGAACGTCGGCGATATTGCCGAAATCGCAGCATCAGCAGAGAGCGCGGGCGCCGACGCGATTTCCATGATTAACACGTTGACCGGCATGCGGATTGACATCAACACCCGCAGGCCGATCCTTCACAACAATACCGGGGGACTTTCCGGTCCGGCTCTGCTGCCGGTTGCGGTGCGCATGGTGAATCAGGTTTACCGGCGGGTAAAAATACCAATCATCGGTATGGGCGGAATTTCAAAATGGCAGGACGCGGTGGAAATGCTCTTGGCAGGCGCATCCGCGCTGCAAATCGGCACGGCTTTCTTTACCGATCCTTACGCGCCGCTGAAAATAGCAGACGGCTTAAATGAATATCTGAATAGAAATAATATCGAAAGCACAAGCGGACTTACGGGTAAAATGATACCGTGGGAATCATAA
- the pyrF gene encoding orotidine-5'-phosphate decarboxylase translates to MALDRLLEGIAKLQNPTVAGLDPVLDYVPNFIKEKAFTQYGETLEGAAAAILAFNKGLIDALCGIVPAVKPQCAYYEQYGWQGVKALHDTIAYAKEKGMFVITDGKRNDIGSTMQAYAAAHLGTVTVGERTFVPFGGDALTVNPYLGSDGINPLLDTCKAQDKGIFVLVKTSNPSSGELQNQIFEGGETLYGTVGRLCEQWGESLPGKYGYSGVGAVVGATYPEQLSELRRDLTRTFFLVPGYGAQGGGAKDVAPAFDQNGLGAVVNASRSIMTAWKKSSAPETEYAKAAALEAVRMRDEIVKEIGAISLN, encoded by the coding sequence ATGGCATTGGACAGATTACTGGAAGGAATCGCTAAACTGCAAAACCCAACAGTCGCGGGACTTGACCCCGTACTTGACTATGTTCCCAACTTTATAAAGGAAAAAGCCTTTACTCAGTACGGCGAAACGCTGGAAGGCGCGGCGGCCGCGATTTTGGCGTTCAACAAGGGTTTGATCGACGCACTTTGCGGCATCGTACCCGCAGTAAAGCCGCAGTGTGCCTATTATGAGCAATACGGATGGCAGGGTGTAAAGGCCCTGCATGATACAATCGCTTATGCGAAGGAAAAGGGAATGTTCGTGATCACCGATGGTAAACGGAATGACATTGGCTCTACCATGCAGGCGTACGCCGCGGCGCACCTCGGCACTGTCACGGTCGGTGAGCGGACTTTTGTTCCGTTCGGCGGCGACGCGCTGACCGTCAATCCCTACCTTGGCTCCGACGGCATCAATCCCCTGCTGGATACGTGCAAGGCGCAGGACAAGGGCATTTTTGTGCTTGTGAAAACCTCCAATCCTTCCTCCGGCGAATTGCAGAATCAAATATTCGAGGGCGGTGAAACGCTTTACGGCACCGTCGGCCGGCTTTGTGAGCAATGGGGCGAAAGCCTGCCGGGCAAATACGGATATTCCGGGGTCGGCGCTGTTGTCGGCGCAACCTATCCCGAACAGCTGTCCGAGCTGCGCAGGGACTTGACACGCACCTTTTTCTTGGTGCCGGGGTACGGCGCACAGGGTGGCGGCGCAAAGGATGTCGCACCGGCGTTTGATCAAAACGGACTCGGCGCTGTGGTGAACGCCTCCCGCTCCATTATGACCGCGTGGAAGAAAAGCAGTGCGCCTGAAACGGAGTATGCGAAAGCTGCCGCGCTGGAAGCGGTGCGGATGCGCGACGAGATTGTAAAAGAAATCGGCGCAATTTCCCTCAATTAA